One segment of Candidatus Eisenbacteria bacterium DNA contains the following:
- a CDS encoding NAD(P)/FAD-dependent oxidoreductase, translating to MRGGNPPRRGDHGRIGKARGPRDLEEPAMTAQRYDAIVIGAGANGLTAAATLGDAGLRVLLLEGGEAAGGQGAVVEFAPGFRAAPLGSDPGWLPPTVAKALRLSAIERAASDAPLSVAVEPGKFLTLSRDVSRAAEAIRAHSPGDAAKWPAFTTRIRKLAGFLEVLYQTPAPDIDARALGDLLPLLGVGRKFRALGRVDMIEFLRTLPMSVWELLDDWFESAPLKAAVAAGGIQDFQQGPRSGGTGFVLLHYLVGAPAGLVRGRVPWRAGPAAFTEAAEQAARRAGVTVRTGAPVARVQVKDDAVAGVVLEGGEVIDSRYVLSTADPARTFLDWVDPVWLDPEFIHAVRNIRFRGCTAVVLYALGALPRVPGLAAEALAGIVTLTPHVESLERAADAAKYGAVSEKPHVEVTVPTLLWPDLAPQGKHVLAARVQYAPYRLAGAASWDASRRDALADSITAAIEAVAPGFASSVLHRTAWSPLDLERQFGLREGAATHGELGLDQILFMRPVAGWGQHATPIARLYLGGAGTHPGPGVLGGPGWLAARRLLADRRKGNGAS from the coding sequence ATGCGGGGCGGGAACCCACCCCGGCGGGGGGATCATGGGCGCATCGGGAAGGCTCGCGGCCCTCGAGATCTTGAGGAGCCGGCAATGACGGCGCAGAGATACGACGCCATCGTGATCGGCGCGGGAGCGAACGGGCTCACCGCCGCCGCGACGCTGGGCGATGCCGGGCTCCGCGTCCTCTTGCTCGAGGGGGGAGAGGCGGCCGGCGGCCAGGGCGCCGTCGTGGAGTTCGCGCCTGGGTTTCGGGCCGCTCCGCTTGGGTCGGATCCCGGCTGGCTGCCTCCGACGGTCGCCAAAGCCCTCCGGCTGAGCGCCATCGAGCGCGCGGCCTCGGACGCGCCGCTGTCGGTCGCGGTGGAGCCCGGGAAGTTCCTCACCCTTTCACGCGACGTCTCCCGCGCCGCAGAGGCAATCCGCGCTCACTCGCCAGGGGATGCCGCGAAATGGCCGGCCTTCACGACGCGCATCCGGAAGCTGGCAGGGTTCCTCGAGGTCCTCTACCAGACGCCTGCTCCGGACATCGACGCGCGTGCGCTCGGCGACCTCCTTCCGCTGCTCGGGGTCGGCCGGAAGTTCCGGGCTTTGGGGCGCGTCGACATGATCGAGTTCCTCCGAACGCTCCCGATGTCGGTGTGGGAGCTTCTGGACGACTGGTTCGAGAGCGCGCCGCTCAAGGCCGCGGTGGCCGCGGGAGGAATTCAGGACTTCCAGCAGGGCCCGCGCTCCGGCGGCACCGGCTTCGTCCTGCTCCACTACCTGGTCGGGGCGCCCGCTGGCTTGGTGCGGGGCCGCGTGCCGTGGCGGGCCGGACCCGCCGCGTTCACCGAGGCGGCGGAGCAGGCGGCCCGCAGGGCCGGCGTTACCGTTCGCACCGGCGCCCCGGTCGCGCGCGTCCAGGTGAAGGACGACGCGGTCGCCGGGGTGGTGCTCGAGGGTGGGGAGGTGATCGACTCGAGGTACGTGCTCTCGACCGCCGATCCCGCGCGCACGTTTCTCGATTGGGTTGACCCGGTCTGGCTCGATCCGGAGTTCATCCACGCGGTTCGGAATATCCGATTCCGCGGCTGCACCGCCGTCGTGCTCTATGCGCTGGGGGCCCTGCCGCGCGTTCCCGGTCTCGCCGCGGAGGCGCTCGCAGGCATCGTCACCCTGACGCCGCACGTGGAATCGCTCGAGCGCGCGGCCGACGCGGCCAAGTACGGCGCCGTCTCGGAGAAGCCTCATGTCGAGGTGACCGTGCCCACGCTCCTCTGGCCCGATCTCGCTCCTCAGGGCAAGCACGTCCTCGCGGCCCGCGTCCAGTACGCGCCCTATCGCTTGGCGGGCGCCGCGTCCTGGGATGCGTCGCGCCGCGATGCCCTCGCCGATTCGATCACCGCCGCGATCGAGGCGGTGGCGCCCGGCTTCGCGTCTTCCGTGCTCCACCGGACGGCATGGTCCCCGCTCGATCTCGAGCGGCAATTCGGCCTCCGGGAAGGCGCGGCTACTCATGGTGAGCTGGGCCTCGACCAGATACTCTTTATGAGACCGGTCGCCGGCTGGGGCCAGCACGCCACGCCGATCGCGCGACTTTATCTCGGTGGAGCGGGGACCCACCCGGGGCCCGGCGTCCTGGGCGGACCCGGGTGGCTCGCGGCGCGGCGGCTTCTCGCCGACCGACGCAAGGGGAACGGGGCTTCATGA
- a CDS encoding NAD(P)/FAD-dependent oxidoreductase → MSAPRYDAVLIGGGHNGLVAAAYLARAGKKTLVLERRPLIGGAAVTEEVFPGFKFSVFSYVVSLLRPEIIRDLDLPRHGLQILPLESTITPMDNGDYLGSWSDPDETRRELERHSPRDADAASVFGRLMHHMAMAVKPIIGMVPPDPASLAPSDLRGLLKLGGHFRSLGAERFHALHKLMTMSSADYLDEWFEFGPLKATKSASGIIGTFLGPRSPGSAYVLLHHYMGEIDGAFRAWGFQKGGTGGISNAIAGAARAAGAEIRTDAAVERVIVRNGRATGVALASGEEIAADLVVSGLDPRLTFTRLVEPGSLPAELLEGVRRYKFRGSSGKVNLALSGLPDFTCLPGKGPHLRGAVSISPSIEYLERAYDDAKYGEFSRNPYMDIVIPSMIDPGMAPPGKHVMSIFVQYAPYALNGGWTDAKREAFGDAVVNTLERYAPNIKSLILHRQVLTPADIERITGLSEGNIFQGELALQQLFFLRPVPEWAKYRTPIHGYWQCGAGTHPGGGIMGASGRLAALEILRSRQ, encoded by the coding sequence ACGCCGTCCTCATCGGGGGCGGGCACAACGGATTGGTCGCGGCCGCCTATCTCGCGCGCGCGGGCAAGAAGACCCTCGTGCTCGAGAGGCGGCCGCTCATCGGCGGCGCCGCCGTGACCGAGGAGGTTTTCCCCGGATTCAAGTTCTCGGTCTTTTCGTACGTGGTCAGCCTCCTGCGCCCCGAGATCATCCGGGACCTCGACCTTCCGCGGCACGGGCTCCAGATCCTGCCGCTCGAGAGCACGATCACCCCGATGGACAATGGGGACTATCTTGGGTCGTGGTCGGACCCGGACGAGACGCGGCGAGAGCTCGAGCGCCACTCCCCGCGCGACGCGGATGCCGCGTCGGTCTTCGGACGGCTCATGCACCACATGGCCATGGCGGTGAAGCCGATCATCGGCATGGTCCCGCCGGACCCGGCGTCGCTCGCGCCGTCGGATCTGCGCGGGCTCCTCAAGCTGGGCGGGCATTTCCGCTCGCTCGGGGCCGAGCGCTTCCACGCGCTCCACAAGCTCATGACGATGAGCAGCGCGGACTATCTCGACGAGTGGTTCGAGTTCGGGCCGCTCAAGGCGACGAAATCGGCCAGCGGCATCATCGGGACATTCCTGGGGCCGCGCTCGCCCGGTTCGGCCTACGTGCTGCTTCATCACTACATGGGCGAGATCGACGGAGCGTTCCGCGCATGGGGCTTCCAGAAGGGGGGCACGGGAGGGATCAGCAACGCGATCGCCGGCGCGGCGCGCGCGGCCGGCGCCGAAATCCGCACCGACGCGGCCGTCGAGCGCGTGATCGTCCGGAACGGGCGCGCGACAGGCGTCGCGCTCGCGAGCGGGGAAGAGATCGCCGCGGACCTCGTCGTATCGGGGCTCGATCCCCGCCTCACGTTCACGCGCCTCGTCGAGCCGGGGTCGCTTCCGGCTGAGCTCCTCGAAGGAGTGCGCCGCTACAAGTTCCGCGGCTCCTCGGGGAAGGTGAACCTCGCCCTGTCCGGCCTCCCCGACTTCACTTGCCTTCCTGGGAAGGGTCCGCACCTTCGCGGCGCGGTCTCCATCAGTCCCAGCATTGAATACCTGGAGCGCGCTTACGACGACGCCAAGTACGGGGAATTCTCGCGGAATCCGTACATGGACATCGTGATCCCGTCGATGATCGATCCCGGCATGGCGCCGCCGGGGAAGCACGTCATGAGCATCTTCGTCCAGTACGCGCCCTACGCCCTGAACGGCGGATGGACCGACGCGAAGCGCGAGGCGTTCGGGGACGCGGTGGTCAACACCCTGGAGCGCTACGCCCCGAACATCAAATCATTGATCCTCCACCGCCAGGTGCTGACGCCCGCCGACATCGAGCGCATCACGGGCCTCTCCGAGGGGAACATCTTCCAGGGCGAGCTGGCGCTCCAGCAGCTCTTCTTCCTCCGGCCGGTCCCGGAGTGGGCGAAGTACCGCACCCCGATCCACGGCTACTGGCAATGCGGGGCGGGAACCCACCCCGGCGGGGGGATCATGGGCGCATCGGGAAGGCTCGCGGCCCTCGAGATCTTGAGGAGCCGGCAATGA